Part of the Streptomyces sp. NBC_01471 genome is shown below.
GTCGCGTTCCTCCTCTCCCCCGAGGCGTCCCTCATCACCGGCACCAGCATCGAAGCCGACGGCGGCTGGAAATAGATCGCCCACATGAACGCCCAGGCGTTCAGGACGAAGGAACAGGACCATGACGCTTCAGGGAAAGACCACGCTCGTGACGGGC
Proteins encoded:
- a CDS encoding SDR family oxidoreductase: MSALGRLAQPDETAAVVAFLLSPEASLITGTSIEADGGWK